In Chiloscyllium plagiosum isolate BGI_BamShark_2017 chromosome 30, ASM401019v2, whole genome shotgun sequence, a genomic segment contains:
- the LOC122564600 gene encoding RING finger protein 224-like — MFERDDEQADAGQVEGSSYSTNKEISESGVPAQQKNTECIICYSTHNLSDRLPRKLYCGHTFCQACIRRLDIMLNEQRWIPCPQCRQNTPCPRGGVVMLELDLAIFLALKTEIESAKTAVRQDNESQHKVKAKDHRNSQPITEQPAVLCQGTPQELQFPRRTGCAWCACCCCCCV, encoded by the coding sequence ATGTTCGAGAGGGACGATGAGCAGGCTGATGCTGGCCAAGTTGAAGGTTCAAGTTACAGCACCAACAAGGAGATATCAGAAAGTGGTGTTCCAGCTCAGCAAAAGAACACTGAATGCATCATCTGCTACTCCACCCACAACCTTTCTGACAGGTTACCTCGGAAACTCTACTGTGGGCACACCTTCTGCCAGGCCTGCATTCGGAGACTGGACATCATGCTGAATGAGCAGCGGTGGATCCCCTGTCCCCAGTGCCGCCAGAATACTCCATGTCCACGTGGTGGAGTCGTCATGCTTGAATTGGACCTTGCCATCTTTTTGGCCCTTAAAACAGAAATAGAGTCTGCAAAAACAGCAGTGAGACAGGACAACGAGTCACAACATAAAGTGAAAGCCAAAGATCATCGTAACTCACAGCCAATCACTGAGCAGCCTGCAGTCCTGTGTCAAGGCACCCCACAAGAGCTGCAGTTTCCCAGAAGAACTGGCTGTGCTTGGTgtgcctgctgctgctgctgctgtgtctAA